The Tachysurus vachellii isolate PV-2020 chromosome 19, HZAU_Pvac_v1, whole genome shotgun sequence genome segment CACATGATCTCTGAACCTGTTGAAAGTTTTATTGTAAATTCTTATCAGAGTCACTGAACAGTGTAACATTGGCAgattattaacaataatgacCATTTCGTTCCTTCAGAATGTATGGCACTGATATCATACACACGTATCTTTTTAAAAGGTAAAATTACGAATGTAGGTGACATTTAGATAGATAAATCCTCAGATGTCCCAATCTGAGTTGAGCAactgacaaaatattttaaaatgaaatatggaTGGACGAACTATAACAAATGACAGATGTATGTAATAGAAAACTACAGCACCAGTAAGGCAAACTATTAGAAACTggggtgtggtagcctagtggttaaggtgtttgattaataaccagaaggtcatgagtttgaatccgaggtccaccaagctgccactgctgggcccctgagaaaggcccttaaccctcaattgcttagtagtatacattgaaataaaatgtaagtcactctgcctaagtgtgtctgctgtaaatgtaactcacTTATAATGTTATATCGCCTCCTAGTGGTGACATAGAGAACAGAAATAATGTGAATTGAACTACAAATTGCTTATTAGTCAATCTGGTGTGCTAAGgaacagtaaacactgtgctTCTCCAGGACTGGGGGTTCTCTTTTGCCTTGACAGCATTGCCCTTAGTTACAAAAGCTTGCTGATCCTCTGAGTTCCAGCTCTCCTGATGAACAATGATCATGTCAGAGAGAACAAGCTCTTGGTCTATACAGTGTCACCTACACTTCTTCCTCATTGAGATGCAAAGTTATGCTTTAAGCCACTCTTTTGAAAACTTGTTTGCAGATTTGGTCCTCACAATAAAGCTCCTGCAAGTGACGAGAGAAGAAAATAGTAATGCAtggtcaattttttttaaacaacaatcGGTACTGATgggaaaaataacaacaaaatgatATTTATACCAGGTGTAGTTTATCATCCTCAATCCAGTGAGCCCAAcctctgtttttcttctcaccCTTCTGTATGCACACCATCCTGTTTCCCTTCCATGTCACCAAAGACTGCCAGCAAATAAAGCATACAGTCATTTTTGTGAAAGATTTCTATTTCACTCAAATTCATTGCGATTTAGAATTAACACTCTATTGTCATTATGCATAACTGTAaagaataatgaaatacatttcagataaaCCAGGTTCAGATGCCAGGTTTAACATTCTTCATATAGACAGCACTGTTACAcaataattagtaataatttATACTGGAATAATTAAAACAACTACTGTTTGCAAGATACAAAGGTAAATAACATACTAAAATGTGATTATATTAGCATCTTTTTATTAACagtaaaaggcaaaaaaaaaataaaaatgattttttgaGAACACACGACcgaaatcaattaaaaaaaaagtgtattcaaatgtattatttaagaAGTGGATTCATTCTCATACACTAATTTGATTTAGATGTTAATACTGCCACAAACAGAGCAGCTAGACCATCGATATGAAGCTTTCTCAAAGGAGCTTTGGATGGATAATAGTTCTAGTTTTCTAAATGGGTTCTACTTCTAAACTTTTCTGAAGGACAAGTCATTTTTGCGGTACTCCACAGTTTTgtacttttttccccctaaagATCCCTAAAATGAATACCATGACTTTATGTCCCAGTATCAGAAATTATGTAATTGTTATTCTTAGTCATTAATCCTATAAGTTTAGTCACAAGAGCAACACAAACgttttaaataaatggtttaCCTTGCAGTTTCTCTCATCCAATCCCTTAGTATACTCGTCAAACTCCTCACCCACTCTGAAGGAGAACACATAGTTCCTGAGGGAGCTGAGACTTTTGATCACATACTTGTCGCTGACCTTCTCGATCACCTTATGCTGCTTGAGCTTCAGAGCTATCTTACGAGTGTACAAGCCGATTCCTACAGGAGAAAAAGAGCAAGATTCATaggtataaatacaaacaaaacaccttCATTGTCAAATTATGCATTTTAAACATTCTATATTGTAATACGCATCAATTTTCTTCAAAGTATTGTGCTGTTTAAGCACAACACATGTTCCATGGTAACATTAGAATTCACATTcatgaaaataatgtgaaatgaagtgaaatgaaatgtgtctatattgtctcacattgtcttgtacagtctgttttgtcttgtcttgtctgtttttgtcttgtatagtccaagctacACGTATAGTGTTACTTATGTCCGTACTTTTGAGTGTcaccaacagctggaaccaaattctttgtgtgtgtcaacacacttggctaaTAAACCTGAATTTGATTCTGATTTATGTGTTATTAGTTCTAAGcccttttttttagttaattgcCAGTAAAATGAAATCATACCCAGAGCAATCATGTATCCCTCCAGATTGGTGCTGTTTAGAATTTCCCATGTTCCACAAAGGCTGGCAGGCATTTTCTTTTATGATGATCAAGAAGAATCACAGCAGGATAGAGAAACAAGAATGAGCCTAGAAACAGAGTGAGATCCCAGGATTTATAAAGAGAATCAGAGAATGACTGGTGTCAGGAGGTGGGACTTTTGCTGGAAACAGGTGACATTACCTCATTTACACACATCCCATTAACCCAACCCATCATACAtacaacacacatatacacacaaaggcTCCGTGGTTTAAAACGTCACATGAGAACACACCCCTTTACCCAAAAAGTAGTTCAATAAAAAgattattatgttaaaaaaaataaaaagtgatgaTAATACAGCAGAATATATTCTACTAAAAttgatatttataaaatattagtttatatagttttagATTTCCACCAAAGTAATTATAAAGCTGTTCTTTAAGaggtcttgtttttttgttttttgtttatttaattaaaaaaattttaattaaatatatatattatatattatataatatttggcACCTAAACCAAAAGTACTTGATTCATCTTTGATACAGTGATTTGTttcagaagatgaatgaataaaagatgaATAGCATAAATCAGTGATTCATCATTAGGACGGTGTTGTTATTTGCAGTTGTATCTGATAATGTCAGGGGTTCAGGGTGGGAAGCTTATTGATACGTCACTCAAAACACGTAAGACAGAAATGACTGTGAAAGTAATTGTCTCTCGAGGTGTAAACAGATCTTCAGCGTATATGTAGACCTCTGTCTTTATCACCCAACATCATCATTCTTTTAAATGCCATGTGCTTTGTTGTAAAGTGCGTAAAAACTTCCCTGTTCTATTACAAGGTATTCAGAAACATGAAACTGAGCACATTATCATTCAAAGTGTTTAGAAAGATTATGCAATTGTTTCTTTTATATCTTTCTTGATTTTAAGTTATTAATCCCAATCACAAGTATATATTTTGGTAGTATATTAATCctcattctacacacacacacacgcacacacacacacacacacacacatacacacacacaagaaaaagaaaagaaatgtcaaATTAACATCAAAGATATCTAATAATCATTATAAGGTGTGTCAGATCAGAGACCTTGATTAACCAACATGTGCTTTACCGTCTATTTGCGTAAACATACTTTTAGCCTCAGAGCAAATTCTCTGACGTTGTCTGAAGCCATCATACTGACACCCTGACTCAAGagttatattttttctttaaaaaaacacaaaacatatcaGTCAGGGCCCAGGTATTCATGTGCTTAAAATAGATTAACAAAGCGTCATTTTCCACCTTCGTGACACTGACATATATTAGTGTAACAGAATTAGCTCCCTGTGTTTTACTTATATTGCACATGAATCTAGTCCAGCATGGAATACAGGTGCTTATACCACAATGAAATCGAATTGATCAGAAGGTATTTTTTATAACTCTGACAGCTCAGCAACAACAGCAGTGACTATTTAAATTGGGTCCAGTTACATTATTTTGatcttgattattttcctttaacagcatgatacgttttattccttatgtttaatCGCTGTCAGTGGATAAGTCAAccttataatataaataatagacattATTAAGGCTagaatagggggcacggtggcttagtggttagcacgttcgcttcacacctccagggttgggggtttgattcaagcctccgccttgtgtgtgtggagtttgcatgttctccccgtgcctcgggggtttcctccgggtactccggtttcctcccccggtccaaagacatgcatggtaggttgattggcatctctggaaaattgtccctagtgtgtgattgcgtgagtgaatga includes the following:
- the rbp7a gene encoding retinoid-binding protein 7a; this translates as MPASLCGTWEILNSTNLEGYMIALGIGLYTRKIALKLKQHKVIEKVSDKYVIKSLSSLRNYVFSFRVGEEFDEYTKGLDERNCKSLVTWKGNRMVCIQKGEKKNRGWAHWIEDDKLHLELYCEDQICKQVFKRVA